A region from the Vanacampus margaritifer isolate UIUO_Vmar chromosome 5, RoL_Vmar_1.0, whole genome shotgun sequence genome encodes:
- the LOC144052089 gene encoding succinate receptor 1-like, whose translation MVLNCTEIDDVLEKFYLSPSYGLEFCIGFPGNLMVVLGYLFCLPKWQSCNVYLFNLAISDLIFLCTLPRLSYLYAKHQKETSYYACVINRYVLHVNLYSSILFMVWLSMDRFLLIRHPARNHFLLRPRAALVLTGLSWLAVNVEVIPMIALMLQDLQGGNWSRCNDFASLQGDVSALGYSMGLTFTGYILPLLGLCGFSKRIAQLLQTQETAFHRRTAQYKHALRVVASASAMFLVLYTPYHVMRNVRIASRQAWAEVRLCTRMYIEGLYILTRPLAFLHSVINPVFYFLMGDKFRKCLLAKVQKLAGKTTQPREAV comes from the coding sequence GTGTTGAATTGCACAGAGATAGACGATGTGCTGGAGAAGTTCTACCTGTCACCATCCTACGGACTTGAGTTCTGCATCGGCTTCCCTGGGAATCTTATGGTTGTCCTTGGCTACCTATTTTGCCTGCCTAAGTGGCAGAGTTGTAATGTTTACCTCTTCAACCTGGCAATCTCTGACCTCATCTTCCTCTGCACGCTGCCACGCCTCTCTTACCTCTACGCCAAGCACCAGAAAGAGACCAGCTACTACGCTTGCGTCATCAACCGCTACGTCCTGCATGTCAACCTTTACTCATCCATTCTGTTTATGGTCTGGCTGAGCATGGATCGCTTTTTGCTCATTCGCCACCCGGCGCGGAACCACTTCCTGCTGAGGCCGCGGGCGGCGCTGGTGTTGACCGGCTTGAGCTGGCTCGCCGTCAACGTGGAAGTGATCCCCATGATCGCGCTGATGCTCCAGGACCTGCAGGGCGGGAACTGGAGTCGTTGTAATGACTTTGCCAGCCTCCAGGGGGATGTCAGTGCTTTGGGCTACAGCATGGGCCTCACCTTCACCGGCTACATTCTACCTCTGCTTGGACTCTGTGGTTTTTCCAAACGGATCGCACAGCTACTTCAGACCCAGGAAACGGCTTTTCATCGTCGGACTGCACAGTACAAGCACGCTCTCAGGGTTGTGGCTTCGGCGTCGGCCATGTTTCTGGTTCTGTACACTCCGTACCATGTGATGAGAAACGTCAGGATAGCATCCCGGCAGGCCTGGGCAGAAGTGCGCTTGTGTACAAGGATGTACATAGAGGGCCTCTACATCTTGACCCGACCGCTGGCATTCTTGCACAGCGTCATCAACCCGGTTTTCTATTTTCTCATGGGGGACAAGTTCCGAAAGTGCCTACTCGCAAAGGTTCAAAAGCTGGCCGGAAAGACAACGCAGCCAAGAGAAGCTGTGTGA